In Curtobacterium sp. MCPF17_002, one genomic interval encodes:
- a CDS encoding Rv3235 family protein, producing MAEEARRIDDAGPGSEIAQLAAVPPPTDVHDAARALGLCVAEILTGAREVDSIARWITDDVHRHLQQRAAVAARSRQLDRRSRARALLRVGSVIVCRPTDGVAEATVVVHTRSHARAVAMRLEERQGRWRATAVGVL from the coding sequence GTGGCCGAGGAAGCACGCCGCATCGACGACGCAGGACCGGGGTCGGAGATCGCGCAGCTCGCCGCCGTTCCACCACCGACGGACGTGCACGACGCAGCACGAGCCCTCGGGCTGTGCGTCGCGGAGATCCTGACCGGGGCACGCGAGGTGGACAGCATCGCGCGGTGGATCACCGACGACGTCCACCGACACCTCCAGCAGCGTGCCGCGGTCGCTGCGCGGTCCCGGCAGCTGGACCGACGGTCGCGGGCACGGGCACTCCTCCGCGTGGGGAGCGTGATCGTCTGCCGGCCGACGGACGGGGTGGCCGAGGCGACGGTGGTCGTGCACACGCGCAGCCACGCCCGAGCCGTCGCGATGCGGCTCGAGGAGCGACAGGGGCGATGGCGCGCGACGGCGGTGGGGGTGCTGTGA
- a CDS encoding YigZ family protein produces MPAAYPSTIAQTVEHEIVITRSRFITTVAPVTSVEDADRVIAEVRRRRWDARHNCTAMVTGVLGDQARSSDDGEPSGTAGVPMLEVLRRRGLTDVVAVVTRYFGGVKLGAGGLVRAYSTSVSEALDRAGAVERQALTRVTVDVPHADAGRIDNVLRDWVRHHGATLGEPAYAAAATFELWVRREAIDPLRDDLAAASAGTLDPVIGEERVVDVPTA; encoded by the coding sequence GTGCCCGCCGCCTACCCGTCCACGATCGCGCAGACGGTCGAGCACGAGATCGTCATCACCCGGTCGCGGTTCATCACCACCGTCGCGCCGGTCACGAGCGTGGAGGACGCCGACCGGGTGATCGCCGAGGTCCGCCGGCGCCGGTGGGACGCCCGACACAACTGCACCGCGATGGTCACCGGCGTCCTCGGGGACCAGGCACGGTCCTCGGACGACGGCGAACCGTCCGGCACGGCCGGCGTCCCGATGCTCGAGGTCCTCCGGCGGCGCGGTCTGACCGACGTCGTCGCCGTCGTCACCCGCTACTTCGGGGGTGTGAAGCTCGGTGCCGGTGGACTCGTCCGCGCGTACTCGACCTCGGTGTCGGAGGCGCTCGACCGGGCCGGGGCCGTCGAGCGGCAGGCGCTCACCCGGGTCACGGTGGACGTCCCGCACGCCGATGCGGGCCGGATCGACAACGTGCTCCGGGACTGGGTCCGGCACCACGGGGCGACGCTCGGCGAGCCGGCGTACGCCGCGGCCGCGACCTTCGAGCTCTGGGTCCGGCGCGAGGCGATCGACCCGCTCCGGGACGACCTCGCGGCAGCCTCGGCCGGCACGCTCGACCCCGTGATCGGCGAGGAACGCGTCGTCGACGTCCCGACCGCCTGA
- a CDS encoding HAMP domain-containing sensor histidine kinase produces the protein MAEPGRAPGGRAPGRRAPGGRARRFRSVRARTTLGAVAVVLVALLVGAAAFVVVLRLVLLDGVRTSAEAGLEQASSRVETDGAAAVSGYEDVLVQVVDEDGSVLAHGDDADPPALPTADESRWDHDGERWLLVADDVDLPGGGEATLVYGVSLEQSDTALRAAVGLLAFGVPALVVVMGIVTWVVTGRSLRPVERMRTEVDTIRTAQPDARVEVPDTGDEIARLATTMNAMLERLDRSAEGQRRFVSDASHELRSPIATIRQHAEVAAAHPERVDVGELSDVVRSEALRLQDLVSALLELSRLDEGGIGAVRPVDLDDVALDAVARARTRAGAGDDGAVLVDGAGIGPARVLGNERVLTGVVRNLVDNAVRHAATRVSVGLVDVDGDAVLTVDDDGAGVPPGERDRVFDRFVRLDDARSRDVGGAGLGLAIVRDAVRAHGGTVQVTDAPLGGARFVVRIALGG, from the coding sequence GTGGCTGAGCCCGGCCGTGCTCCGGGCGGCCGCGCTCCTGGCCGCCGCGCTCCGGGCGGGCGTGCCCGGCGGTTCCGGTCCGTCCGTGCCCGTACGACGCTCGGCGCGGTCGCCGTGGTGCTCGTGGCGCTCCTCGTCGGCGCCGCGGCGTTCGTCGTGGTGCTCCGGCTCGTGCTCCTCGACGGCGTGCGGACCTCGGCGGAGGCCGGTCTCGAACAGGCCTCGTCCCGGGTGGAGACCGACGGCGCCGCGGCTGTCAGCGGGTACGAGGACGTCCTCGTACAGGTCGTCGACGAGGACGGTTCGGTGCTCGCACACGGCGACGACGCCGATCCGCCGGCCCTGCCGACGGCCGACGAGTCCCGGTGGGACCACGACGGCGAGCGGTGGCTGCTCGTCGCCGACGACGTCGACCTGCCCGGCGGCGGCGAGGCGACCCTCGTCTACGGCGTCTCGCTCGAGCAGTCCGACACCGCGCTGCGGGCCGCCGTCGGCCTGCTCGCGTTCGGCGTCCCCGCGCTCGTGGTCGTGATGGGGATCGTGACCTGGGTCGTCACCGGCCGGTCGCTCCGCCCCGTCGAGCGGATGCGGACCGAGGTGGACACGATCCGGACGGCGCAGCCCGACGCCCGCGTCGAGGTACCCGACACCGGCGACGAGATCGCCCGGCTCGCGACCACGATGAACGCCATGCTCGAGCGGCTCGACCGTTCCGCCGAGGGACAGCGGCGGTTCGTCTCCGACGCCTCGCACGAACTCCGGTCACCGATCGCGACGATCCGCCAGCACGCCGAGGTCGCCGCGGCGCACCCGGAGCGTGTCGACGTGGGCGAGCTCTCCGACGTGGTGCGGTCCGAGGCACTCCGCCTGCAGGACCTCGTGTCCGCGCTGCTCGAGCTCTCGCGGCTCGACGAGGGTGGCATCGGTGCCGTGCGCCCGGTGGACCTCGACGACGTCGCGCTCGACGCGGTGGCGCGGGCGCGGACGCGTGCCGGGGCGGGAGACGACGGAGCCGTGCTCGTCGACGGTGCCGGCATCGGTCCGGCGCGGGTGCTCGGCAACGAGCGGGTCCTGACGGGCGTCGTCCGCAACCTCGTCGACAACGCCGTCCGCCACGCTGCCACCCGGGTGTCGGTGGGCCTCGTCGACGTCGACGGGGACGCCGTGCTCACGGTCGACGACGACGGCGCCGGCGTGCCGCCGGGGGAGCGGGACCGGGTGTTCGACCGGTTCGTCCGACTCGACGACGCCCGCAGTCGGGACGTCGGCGGCGCGGGACTCGGGCTCGCGATCGTCCGTGACGCGGTCCGGGCGCACGGCGGCACGGTGCAGGTGACCGACGCCCCGCTCGGTGGTGCCCGGTTCGTGGTGCGCATCGCACTCGGCGGCTGA
- the bcp gene encoding thioredoxin-dependent thiol peroxidase → MTDRLAAGDTAPDFTLPDQDGTEHSLADLRGKKVIVYFYPAASTPGCTTEACDFRDNMSSLQAAGYEVLGVSKDDLPKLKEFQHEQALTFPLLSDPDLAVHKAYAAWGEKNNYGKVVTGTIRSTIVVDEDGTVQLPLYNVKATGHVASLRKKLGLV, encoded by the coding sequence ATGACCGACCGTCTCGCCGCCGGCGACACCGCACCCGACTTCACCCTGCCCGACCAGGACGGCACCGAGCACTCGCTCGCCGACCTGCGCGGCAAGAAGGTCATCGTGTACTTCTACCCGGCGGCGTCCACCCCGGGCTGCACCACCGAGGCGTGCGACTTCCGGGACAACATGTCCTCGCTGCAGGCGGCCGGCTACGAGGTGCTCGGCGTCTCGAAGGACGACCTGCCGAAGCTCAAGGAGTTCCAGCACGAGCAGGCGCTCACGTTCCCGCTGCTGAGCGACCCCGACCTCGCCGTGCACAAGGCGTACGCCGCCTGGGGCGAGAAGAACAACTACGGGAAGGTCGTCACCGGCACCATCCGCTCGACGATCGTCGTCGACGAGGACGGCACCGTGCAGCTGCCGCTCTACAACGTGAAGGCGACCGGACACGTCGCGAGCCTGCGGAAGAAGCTCGGCCTGGTCTGA
- a CDS encoding ImmA/IrrE family metallo-endopeptidase produces MTAAGSTDSFVEAFWARGAAEGWSDVDQAVAAAATVVGKPIVVREEAFLATEPVCGFVATLERQHLIMISPTASQTFRSFVIGHELGHVLHRHQDHAPQLAYIRDVIPDLPEYKVERALARGLFSNEYEHEAEVFADRLAGLIRDHRDRPSAFRGVFG; encoded by the coding sequence ATGACGGCGGCCGGGTCCACCGACTCGTTCGTCGAGGCCTTCTGGGCGCGCGGCGCCGCCGAGGGCTGGTCGGACGTCGACCAGGCCGTGGCCGCCGCGGCCACCGTGGTCGGCAAGCCGATCGTCGTCCGCGAGGAGGCCTTCCTCGCCACCGAGCCCGTGTGCGGCTTCGTGGCGACCCTCGAGCGGCAGCACCTCATCATGATCTCGCCCACGGCGTCGCAGACGTTCCGCTCGTTCGTGATCGGCCACGAGCTCGGCCACGTGCTGCACCGGCACCAGGACCACGCCCCGCAGCTGGCGTACATCCGTGACGTCATCCCGGACCTGCCGGAGTACAAGGTCGAGCGGGCACTGGCCCGCGGACTGTTCTCGAACGAGTACGAGCACGAGGCCGAGGTCTTCGCCGACCGGCTCGCCGGGCTCATCCGCGATCACCGCGACCGTCCGAGCGCGTTCCGCGGGGTCTTCGGGTGA
- a CDS encoding PepSY domain-containing protein has product MNTNRNDSIRTTSRTARRIAGFAALPLVASLALVGCSSAESGSGSNGGSDTGSSAGSASGSASGSATAASNDALLAAIETARKAVDASTVISVEQEQNGSAYEVLVVTSDGNEHEVHATADGTSVDGSPRTEQSDADDRAENERFVGAADLDVQDAVSKFEDLHAGTITELGLDDHLGKVVWEGDVRDSSGTKHSVRIDAGSGAVVTDAVDTDD; this is encoded by the coding sequence ATGAACACGAACCGCAACGACTCCATCCGCACCACCAGCCGCACCGCTCGTCGCATCGCCGGGTTCGCCGCGCTGCCGCTCGTGGCCTCACTGGCCCTCGTCGGCTGCTCGTCGGCCGAGTCCGGGTCGGGCTCGAACGGCGGCTCGGACACCGGCAGCAGCGCGGGCAGCGCCTCCGGTTCCGCGAGCGGTTCCGCCACCGCCGCCTCGAACGACGCCCTGCTCGCCGCGATCGAGACCGCTCGGAAGGCCGTCGACGCGAGCACCGTCATCTCCGTCGAGCAGGAGCAGAACGGCTCCGCGTACGAAGTCCTCGTCGTCACGTCGGACGGCAACGAGCACGAGGTGCACGCCACCGCCGACGGCACCTCGGTCGACGGGTCCCCGCGCACCGAGCAGTCCGACGCCGACGACCGGGCCGAGAACGAGCGCTTCGTGGGCGCGGCCGACCTCGACGTCCAGGACGCGGTGTCGAAGTTCGAGGACCTGCACGCCGGCACCATCACCGAACTCGGGCTCGACGACCACCTCGGGAAGGTCGTCTGGGAGGGCGACGTCCGCGACTCCTCCGGCACGAAGCACAGCGTGCGCATCGACGCCGGCTCCGGCGCGGTCGTCACGGACGCGGTCGACACCGACGACTGA
- a CDS encoding WhiB family transcriptional regulator, which yields MDWRDQAACLTADPELFFPVGNTGPAVDQIEKAKSVCARCTVTEMCLQYALENNQDSGVWGGLSEDERRALKRRAARARRAS from the coding sequence ATGGACTGGCGTGACCAGGCAGCTTGCCTCACCGCGGACCCCGAGCTCTTCTTCCCCGTCGGGAACACCGGACCGGCCGTCGACCAGATCGAGAAGGCCAAGTCGGTCTGCGCTCGTTGCACCGTCACCGAGATGTGCCTGCAGTACGCACTCGAGAACAACCAGGACTCCGGTGTCTGGGGTGGCCTCAGCGAGGACGAGCGTCGTGCGCTGAAGCGTCGCGCCGCTCGTGCACGCCGCGCCTCCTGA
- a CDS encoding TetR family transcriptional regulator has protein sequence MTAPVPERRPRADAARNRQRLVDAARTAFTAGSEDTSLEGIARAAGVGIGTLYRNFPTREDLVAAVYRAELDAALDTVDDLLGVEPSAAQALRAFTGRYAAFVATKRGLAETVRTGALRGAAEAAGTRERVNAAVQRFLDAGSLDGSLRDDVRADDVTAALVGILLSTQDTPDTAQTERLLDLLLDGLTRRSARTA, from the coding sequence GTGACCGCTCCGGTACCCGAGCGACGTCCTCGTGCCGACGCCGCACGGAACCGACAGCGCCTCGTGGACGCCGCCCGCACCGCGTTCACCGCGGGCAGCGAGGACACCTCGCTCGAGGGCATCGCCCGCGCCGCGGGGGTCGGGATCGGCACGCTCTACCGGAACTTCCCCACCCGCGAGGACCTCGTCGCCGCCGTCTACCGCGCCGAACTGGACGCGGCGCTCGACACCGTCGACGACCTGCTCGGCGTCGAGCCCTCGGCCGCTCAGGCGCTCCGGGCGTTCACCGGGCGGTACGCGGCGTTCGTCGCCACGAAGCGCGGACTCGCCGAGACGGTCCGGACGGGCGCGCTCCGGGGTGCGGCCGAGGCAGCGGGCACCCGCGAACGGGTCAACGCCGCCGTGCAACGGTTCCTCGACGCCGGCTCGCTCGACGGCTCGCTCCGCGACGACGTCCGGGCGGACGACGTCACGGCTGCGCTCGTCGGGATCCTGCTCTCGACGCAGGACACCCCCGACACCGCCCAGACGGAGCGGCTGCTCGACCTGCTGCTCGACGGACTCACCCGGCGCTCGGCGCGAACTGCGTGA
- a CDS encoding response regulator transcription factor translates to MRVLVVDDEVRLADGVRRGLEAEGWAVDVAHDGVDGLWHAREFTYDAIVLDLMMPGLSGWAVCAQLRADGDWTPVLMLTAKDGEWDQVEALDAGADDYVTKPFSHPVLVARLRALVRRGARERPAVLTLGDLVVDPAARTVSRAGTPVDLTSREFAVLEFLARRAGQVCSKRDVIENVWDVDFEGDPNIVEVYVGHLRRKVDRPFGRSALETVRGAGYRLAADGG, encoded by the coding sequence ATGCGTGTGCTGGTGGTCGACGACGAGGTCCGGCTCGCCGACGGCGTGCGACGCGGCCTCGAGGCCGAGGGCTGGGCGGTCGACGTCGCGCACGACGGCGTCGACGGGCTCTGGCACGCGCGCGAGTTCACCTACGACGCGATCGTGCTGGACCTCATGATGCCCGGCCTCAGCGGCTGGGCGGTGTGCGCGCAGCTCCGCGCCGACGGCGACTGGACACCCGTCCTCATGCTCACGGCGAAGGACGGCGAGTGGGACCAGGTCGAGGCACTCGACGCCGGGGCCGACGACTACGTGACGAAGCCGTTCTCGCACCCCGTGCTCGTCGCACGCCTGCGCGCCCTCGTCCGTCGGGGCGCCCGGGAACGCCCGGCCGTGCTGACCCTGGGTGACCTCGTCGTCGACCCGGCCGCCCGCACGGTGTCCCGCGCCGGGACTCCGGTCGACCTGACCAGCCGGGAGTTCGCGGTGCTCGAGTTCCTCGCCCGCCGAGCCGGGCAGGTCTGCTCGAAACGGGACGTCATCGAGAACGTCTGGGACGTCGACTTCGAGGGCGACCCGAACATCGTCGAGGTGTACGTCGGGCACCTCCGCCGGAAGGTCGACCGGCCGTTCGGGCGGAGCGCGCTCGAGACGGTCCGGGGTGCGGGCTACCGGTTGGCGGCCGACGGTGGCTGA
- a CDS encoding VOC family protein: MTDQTPRSYPQGVPSWIEARQPDPEAARAFYGGMFGWDLEERVPPGAPGSYSIASIGGLDVGAIASSDDPATWTTYIAVDDADAVAARVVELGGTAAAPQDAGPGGSAGRGVDCVDPRGAAFGLWQARDRPGAQHINSPGGWVFSDLRSPEPERAIAFYERLFGWQVSDVHEGPSAMIRLPGYGDHLARTSDPDIRTRQVGAPEGFADVIGALARTGDGDDGVSGTVAGSGTAADALHDDWHVSFSVADRDEAAARAERLGGRLLGTWEGFWTRAAELQDPQGATFRVTQFAPSAG, encoded by the coding sequence ATGACCGACCAGACACCGCGTTCGTACCCACAGGGCGTGCCGAGCTGGATCGAGGCCCGGCAGCCCGACCCCGAGGCCGCTCGCGCCTTCTACGGCGGCATGTTCGGCTGGGACCTCGAGGAACGGGTGCCGCCGGGCGCCCCGGGTTCCTACTCCATCGCGAGCATCGGCGGCCTTGACGTCGGGGCGATCGCCTCGAGCGACGACCCCGCGACGTGGACGACGTACATCGCCGTCGACGACGCCGATGCGGTCGCCGCGCGGGTCGTCGAACTCGGCGGGACCGCAGCGGCACCACAGGACGCGGGCCCCGGTGGGTCCGCCGGTCGCGGGGTCGACTGCGTCGATCCGCGCGGGGCGGCCTTCGGGCTGTGGCAGGCCCGGGACCGGCCCGGGGCACAGCACATCAACAGCCCGGGCGGGTGGGTGTTCAGCGACCTGCGTTCACCGGAGCCGGAGCGAGCGATCGCCTTCTACGAGCGGCTGTTCGGCTGGCAGGTGTCGGACGTGCACGAGGGGCCGAGCGCGATGATCCGCCTTCCCGGGTACGGCGACCACCTCGCCCGGACGTCGGACCCCGACATCCGGACCCGGCAGGTCGGCGCTCCCGAGGGCTTCGCGGACGTGATCGGGGCGCTCGCCCGGACGGGTGACGGTGACGACGGCGTGAGCGGCACCGTCGCCGGGAGCGGCACCGCCGCCGACGCTCTGCACGACGACTGGCACGTGTCGTTCAGCGTGGCCGATCGCGACGAGGCCGCGGCACGGGCCGAACGTCTCGGCGGCCGGCTCCTCGGCACCTGGGAGGGGTTCTGGACCCGGGCGGCCGAGCTGCAGGACCCGCAGGGCGCGACGTTCCGCGTCACGCAGTTCGCGCCGAGCGCCGGGTGA
- a CDS encoding SCO4848 family membrane protein, with translation MTVFAALVLFIGAVFNVVTWPRFFQRVAKDSRARDAAGKPTTFYTVHLVLLLIALAIAVAAVIAGIALLV, from the coding sequence GTGACCGTCTTCGCAGCCCTCGTCCTGTTCATCGGTGCCGTCTTCAACGTCGTCACCTGGCCGCGCTTCTTCCAGCGCGTCGCGAAGGACTCCCGTGCCCGTGACGCGGCCGGCAAGCCGACCACCTTCTACACGGTGCACCTCGTGCTGCTCCTCATCGCGCTGGCCATCGCCGTCGCCGCGGTGATCGCCGGGATCGCACTGCTCGTCTGA
- a CDS encoding PAS domain-containing sensor histidine kinase, whose product MSTLSDLVLAQGRSSEADVEWLHLLVGDWQLLADLSFADMVLWVPTAEDGSFVAVAHARPSSAATLFYRDIVGQEIREEWREQVTECFAGAKVVDSAEPDWYEDTPTRVRAIPVLRRLSAKSAETTERPIAVVTRHSNQDEMRTPSRQELNFTASANDLFGMISTGDFPDIGAPAGPRRGAPRASDGLLRLDTNGIVTFASPNGLSAFNRMGFEGELERKSLAEVTTELIGSQLDVDESLPLVVTGRAPWRADVESKGVTVSLRSIPLRDHGERIGAIVLCRDVTELRHQERELITKDATIREIHHRVKNNLQTVASLLRIQARRTHSDEARTSLQNAMRRVAAIAVVHDTLSSGLSQTVDFDEVFDSVLKLVTEVAASHNTTVHPKKTGEFGVLPSEAATPLALGLTELVTNAVEHGLDGRDGEVEIVAERFDDHLDIQVRDNGVGLPEGKVGSGLGTQIVRTLIQGELGGTIDWHTLTGSGTEVTITIPFRWLTAAA is encoded by the coding sequence GTGTCGACCCTCAGTGACCTCGTCCTCGCACAAGGCCGTTCTTCCGAAGCCGACGTCGAATGGCTTCACCTGCTCGTCGGCGACTGGCAGCTGCTCGCCGACCTGTCGTTCGCCGACATGGTGCTCTGGGTGCCCACTGCCGAGGACGGCTCGTTCGTGGCCGTCGCGCACGCCCGGCCGAGCTCCGCGGCGACCCTGTTCTACCGCGACATCGTCGGGCAGGAGATCCGCGAAGAGTGGCGCGAGCAGGTCACCGAGTGCTTCGCAGGCGCGAAGGTCGTCGACTCCGCAGAGCCGGACTGGTACGAGGACACCCCGACGCGCGTGCGGGCGATCCCGGTCCTCCGCCGCCTGAGCGCGAAGAGCGCCGAGACCACCGAGCGGCCCATCGCCGTCGTCACGCGCCACTCCAACCAGGACGAGATGCGGACGCCGAGCCGCCAGGAGCTCAACTTCACCGCGAGCGCGAACGACCTGTTCGGCATGATCTCGACCGGCGACTTCCCGGACATCGGCGCCCCGGCCGGCCCCCGCCGTGGTGCTCCGCGTGCGAGCGACGGCCTGCTCCGCCTCGACACCAACGGCATCGTCACCTTCGCCAGCCCGAACGGCCTCAGTGCGTTCAACCGCATGGGCTTCGAGGGGGAGCTCGAGCGGAAGTCACTCGCCGAGGTCACCACGGAGCTCATCGGCTCCCAGCTCGACGTCGACGAGTCCCTGCCGCTCGTCGTCACCGGTCGTGCCCCGTGGCGCGCCGACGTCGAGTCGAAGGGCGTCACGGTCTCGCTGCGGTCGATCCCGCTCCGCGACCACGGCGAGCGGATCGGCGCGATCGTCCTCTGCCGCGACGTCACCGAGCTCCGGCACCAGGAGCGCGAACTCATCACCAAGGACGCGACGATCCGCGAGATCCACCACCGGGTCAAGAACAACCTGCAGACCGTGGCGTCGCTGCTGCGCATCCAGGCCCGTCGGACCCACTCGGACGAGGCCCGCACGTCGCTGCAGAACGCGATGCGGCGCGTCGCGGCGATCGCCGTCGTGCACGACACCCTGTCGAGCGGTCTCAGTCAGACCGTCGACTTCGACGAGGTCTTCGACTCCGTGCTCAAGCTCGTCACCGAGGTCGCCGCGTCGCACAACACGACGGTGCACCCGAAGAAGACGGGGGAGTTCGGTGTCCTGCCGTCCGAGGCCGCGACCCCGCTCGCACTCGGACTCACCGAGCTCGTGACGAACGCCGTCGAGCACGGACTCGACGGTCGTGACGGCGAGGTCGAGATCGTGGCGGAGCGCTTCGACGACCACCTCGACATCCAGGTGCGCGACAACGGCGTCGGACTGCCGGAGGGCAAGGTCGGATCGGGCCTCGGGACGCAGATCGTCCGCACGCTCATCCAGGGCGAGCTCGGCGGCACGATCGACTGGCACACGTTGACCGGCAGCGGCACCGAGGTGACGATCACCATCCCGTTCCGCTGGCTCACCGCCGCCGCCTAG